In Colias croceus chromosome 12, ilColCroc2.1, one genomic interval encodes:
- the LOC123696329 gene encoding ATP-dependent translocase ABCB1-like isoform X1 — MSMMKGWKLALLCLTPAPLTFLLVGLTGRIANSLYKRQSLAKSEASAVAEEAISSIRTVYAFNGQQREIERYRKCLIKARNIHIQKECFTGLSMGFLFFCIFSSYALSFYFGIYLVIKEPQNYNADVMFSVFFGVMTALGNLGMVGSLMNTFGSARGAGAQIFQTIDTRPTINPLLDCGIKPKNFEAHLELRNVVFQYPSRPDVPVLKGVSLTVQRGQSAALVGPSGCGKSSIIQLISRYYDTIEGSVLLDGHDVKDFSVRWLRAQIGLVWQEPVLFSATIRNNIRYGREEASDEDIENAAKQAYAHEFITKLPNGYDTYVGERGASLSGGQKQRIAIARALVRNPHILLLDEATSALDTSSEAKVQRALDKATEGRTTLIIAHRLSTIRNVDIIYVLHEGEVVESGNHTQLLNLKGYYYKMYQHANQNRDNLRVMSDDNFINRQVSQISEHDGNKFDSILVEKEEERKAPPLSFWRVVTLNAPEWKLVTLGCLCSIVSGFSIPLFIVLFGDLFGAMSNTNPKELMNKVEKISLSCILIGCAIGLANLIETISFGAAGAYLTERLRLKMFTHLLHQHVGYFDDRAHSTGALCARLSSEAAYVQGATGQQVGIILQGMGSVGLAFFLAMWFEWRVGLVVLCFTPVIAFVIWQQSKATDKESTGYATALEASTKVAVEAVSNIRTVAALGQEASIVAQYSELLEPAVRAASRAAHWRGLVTGLSRSMFNFVNAAALTYGGHLIVTDGIACEDVLVTTQSLQMASNQAQNAFTYAPDFQRGVRAASRIIDLLNTKPKVLDPNVPAIDHFEACGEATFKNVDFKYPTRPTVNVLQGLDFQIECGKTVAIVGKSGCGKSTIIQLLMRYYDPDQGCIMLDGTPLPQLRMDQIRDCIGLVSQEPTLFDRSIRDNIAYGAISKNISQQEIVDAARMANIHEFIISLPKGYETQIGSKGIQLSGGQKQRVAIARALIRHPKILLLDEATSALDTESEKVVQEALDAAKAGRTCVMIAHRLSTVRDADRICVLHAGRVAEGGSHDHLLALKGLYFDMMRK, encoded by the exons ATGTCCATGATGAAAGGCTGGAAATTGGCCTTATTGTGTCTCACGCCTGCGCCTCTTACATTCCTATTGGTGGGATTGACAGGCCGA ATAGCTAATAGTTTGTATAAGAGACAATCTCTCGCTAAAAGTGAAGCTAGTGCCGTGGCTGAAGAAGCTATCAGCTCAATTAGAACTGTGTACGCATTTAATGGACAGCAAAGGGAAATAGAGAGATACAGAAAGTGTCTTATTAAAGCACGAAACATACATATTCAAAAGg AGTGTTTTACTGGCTTATCAAtgggatttttatttttttgcatattCAGCTCATATGCATTATCATTTTACTTCGGAATATACCTTGTTATAAAAGAACCACAGAATTACAATGCTGATGTTATGTTTTCT gtaTTTTTTGGAGTTATGACAGCATTAGGTAATTTGGGGATGGTCGGTTCTCTTATGAACACATTTGGGTCGGCAAGGGGAGCTGGAGCGCAAATATTCCAAACGATCGATACTAGACCGACAATCAACCCTTTACTGGATTGCGGAATCAAGCCTAAAAACTTTGAAGCTCACTTGGAGTTGAGAAACGTCGTGTTCCAGTATCCTTCGAGGCCGGATGTTCCT gtaTTAAAAGGTGTTAGTCTCACAGTACAGCGAGGTCAGTCGGCTGCGTTGGTGGGTCCCTCTGGTTGCGGAAAATCTTCTATAATTCAGCTTATATCAAGATATTATGATACCATCGAAGGATcc GTGCTTTTGGACGGACACGATGTAAAGGATTTCTCTGTGCGATGGCTACGAGCCCAGATTGGCTTGGTGTGGCAGGAACCAGTGCTCTTTAGTGCTACTATCCGTAATAACATACGTTATGGACGCGAAGAAGCTTCCGATGAAGATATTGAAAATGCCGCTAAACAGGCTTACGCACATGAATTTATCACGAAATTGCccaat GGCTATGACACATATGTCGGCGAGCGCGGCGCGTCGCTGTCCGGCGGGCAGAAGCAGCGCATCGCGATCGCGCGCGCGCTCGTGCGCAACCCCCACATTCTGCTGCTGGACGAAGCGACCAGCGCACTCGACACCTCCTCTGAGGCCAAAGTGCAACGAGCCCTCGATAAG GCCACCGAGGGTCGAACGACGTTAATAATAGCGCATCGTTTGTCAACAATACGCAATGTGGATATTATATACGTGTTGCATGAAGGCGAAGTTGTCGAATCTGGAAATCATACACAACTTCTAAATTTAAAGgggtattattataaaatgtatcaaCATGCTAATCAAAACAGGGATAATCTTCGAGTTATGAGTGATG ataattttataaatcggCAAGTATCCCAGATTTCGGAACACGATGGTAACAAGTTTGATTCAATACTC GTAGAAAAAGAAGAGGAACGCAAAGCACCACCCCTCTCTTTCTGGCGTGTGGTAACACTTAACGCCCCGGAATGGAAGTTGGTTACGTTAGGCTGTTTGTGCTCTATTGTCAGCGGTTTCTCTATACCCTTATTCATTGTCCTTTTTGGTGATCTCTTTGGT GCCATGTCGAATACAAATCCAAAGGAACTGATGAATAAAGTAGAAAAAATATCTCTTTCCTGTATATTGATTGGCTGTGCCATTGGACTTGCTAATTTGATTGag ACCATTTCATTCGGTGCTGCAGGAGCATATCTAACTGAGAGACTTAggttaaaaatgtttacacATTTATTACATCAACATGTGGGCTATTTCGATGATCGTGCGCATTCAACTGGTGCGTTATGCGCGCGACTTTCTTCAGAGGCTGCTTATGTGCAAGGG GCGACCGGCCAGCAAGTGGGCATAATATTGCAAGGTATGGGTTCCGTAGGGCTGGCATTTTTTTTGGCGATGTGGTTTGAATGGCGAGTGGGTTTAGTCGTGCTGTGCTTCACACCAGTCATTGCATTTGTCATTTGGCAGCAGAGCAAGGCCACAGATAAGGAATCCACCGGATATGCAACGGCGCTTGAAGCTAGCACAAAG GTGGCAGTCGAAGCGGTATCCAATATTCGAACAGTGGCAGCCCTAGGTCAAGAGGCGAGTATCGTAGCGCAGTACAGTGAGTTGCTCGAGCCCGCGGTGCGTGCGGCGAGTCGCGCGGCGCACTGGCGTGGCCTCGTCACGGGACTATCACGGTCCATGTTCAACTTCGTGAACGCCGCTGCACTCACGTATGGTGGACATCTCATCGTGACAGACGGCATCGCGTGCGAAGATGTTCTCGT TACAACCCAGTCGTTACAAATGGCGTCTAATCAGGCACAGAATGCTTTTACTTATGCACCAGATTTCCAAAGAGGCGTGAGAGCAGCCTCTAGAATTATAGACCTGCTCAATACAAAACCTAAGGTCTTGGATCCAAACGTCCCAGCTATAGACCATTTT GAAGCCTGTGGGGAAGCTACGTTTAAAAATGTGGACTTTAAATATCCGACCCGACCAACTGTAAATGTACTGCAAGGACTCGATTTtcag ATAGAGTGTGGTAAGACCGTAGCAATTGTTGGAAAAAGTGGATGTGGAAAAAGTACCATCATACAACTGTTGATGAGATACTATGATCCTGATCAGGGATGCATT ATGTTAGATGGAACACCGCTACCGCAGTTGCGTATGGACCAAATTAGAGATTGCATTGGGCTTGTGTCTCAAGAACCAACTCTGTTTGACCGCTCTATAAGAGACAATATAGCGTATGGCGCAATTTCCAAGAACATCAGCCAGCAAGAGATTGTGGACGCCGCACGAATGGCCAATATTCacgaatttattatatctttgCCGAAg GGATATGAAACACAAATAGGATCCAAAGGCATTCAATTGTCCGGGGGTCAGAAGCAAAGGGTTGCCATAGCTCGAGCGCTTATACGCCATCCGAAGATACTACTTTTGGATGAAGCTACTAGCGCTCTGGACACGGAGAGCGAAAAG GTGGTACAAGAAGCGTTGGACGCGGCGAAGGCGGGGCGCACGTGCGTGATGATCGCCCACCGGCTGAGCACCGTGCGCGACGCCGACCGCATCTGCGTGCTGCACGCCGGCCGCGTCGCTGAGGGCGGCTCACACGACCACCTGCTCGCGCTCAAGGGTCTCTACTTCGATATGATGCGCAAATAA
- the LOC123696329 gene encoding multidrug resistance protein homolog 65-like isoform X2, protein MTALGNLGMVGSLMNTFGSARGAGAQIFQTIDTRPTINPLLDCGIKPKNFEAHLELRNVVFQYPSRPDVPVLKGVSLTVQRGQSAALVGPSGCGKSSIIQLISRYYDTIEGSVLLDGHDVKDFSVRWLRAQIGLVWQEPVLFSATIRNNIRYGREEASDEDIENAAKQAYAHEFITKLPNGYDTYVGERGASLSGGQKQRIAIARALVRNPHILLLDEATSALDTSSEAKVQRALDKATEGRTTLIIAHRLSTIRNVDIIYVLHEGEVVESGNHTQLLNLKGYYYKMYQHANQNRDNLRVMSDDNFINRQVSQISEHDGNKFDSILVEKEEERKAPPLSFWRVVTLNAPEWKLVTLGCLCSIVSGFSIPLFIVLFGDLFGAMSNTNPKELMNKVEKISLSCILIGCAIGLANLIETISFGAAGAYLTERLRLKMFTHLLHQHVGYFDDRAHSTGALCARLSSEAAYVQGATGQQVGIILQGMGSVGLAFFLAMWFEWRVGLVVLCFTPVIAFVIWQQSKATDKESTGYATALEASTKVAVEAVSNIRTVAALGQEASIVAQYSELLEPAVRAASRAAHWRGLVTGLSRSMFNFVNAAALTYGGHLIVTDGIACEDVLVTTQSLQMASNQAQNAFTYAPDFQRGVRAASRIIDLLNTKPKVLDPNVPAIDHFEACGEATFKNVDFKYPTRPTVNVLQGLDFQIECGKTVAIVGKSGCGKSTIIQLLMRYYDPDQGCIMLDGTPLPQLRMDQIRDCIGLVSQEPTLFDRSIRDNIAYGAISKNISQQEIVDAARMANIHEFIISLPKGYETQIGSKGIQLSGGQKQRVAIARALIRHPKILLLDEATSALDTESEKVVQEALDAAKAGRTCVMIAHRLSTVRDADRICVLHAGRVAEGGSHDHLLALKGLYFDMMRK, encoded by the exons ATGACAGCATTAGGTAATTTGGGGATGGTCGGTTCTCTTATGAACACATTTGGGTCGGCAAGGGGAGCTGGAGCGCAAATATTCCAAACGATCGATACTAGACCGACAATCAACCCTTTACTGGATTGCGGAATCAAGCCTAAAAACTTTGAAGCTCACTTGGAGTTGAGAAACGTCGTGTTCCAGTATCCTTCGAGGCCGGATGTTCCT gtaTTAAAAGGTGTTAGTCTCACAGTACAGCGAGGTCAGTCGGCTGCGTTGGTGGGTCCCTCTGGTTGCGGAAAATCTTCTATAATTCAGCTTATATCAAGATATTATGATACCATCGAAGGATcc GTGCTTTTGGACGGACACGATGTAAAGGATTTCTCTGTGCGATGGCTACGAGCCCAGATTGGCTTGGTGTGGCAGGAACCAGTGCTCTTTAGTGCTACTATCCGTAATAACATACGTTATGGACGCGAAGAAGCTTCCGATGAAGATATTGAAAATGCCGCTAAACAGGCTTACGCACATGAATTTATCACGAAATTGCccaat GGCTATGACACATATGTCGGCGAGCGCGGCGCGTCGCTGTCCGGCGGGCAGAAGCAGCGCATCGCGATCGCGCGCGCGCTCGTGCGCAACCCCCACATTCTGCTGCTGGACGAAGCGACCAGCGCACTCGACACCTCCTCTGAGGCCAAAGTGCAACGAGCCCTCGATAAG GCCACCGAGGGTCGAACGACGTTAATAATAGCGCATCGTTTGTCAACAATACGCAATGTGGATATTATATACGTGTTGCATGAAGGCGAAGTTGTCGAATCTGGAAATCATACACAACTTCTAAATTTAAAGgggtattattataaaatgtatcaaCATGCTAATCAAAACAGGGATAATCTTCGAGTTATGAGTGATG ataattttataaatcggCAAGTATCCCAGATTTCGGAACACGATGGTAACAAGTTTGATTCAATACTC GTAGAAAAAGAAGAGGAACGCAAAGCACCACCCCTCTCTTTCTGGCGTGTGGTAACACTTAACGCCCCGGAATGGAAGTTGGTTACGTTAGGCTGTTTGTGCTCTATTGTCAGCGGTTTCTCTATACCCTTATTCATTGTCCTTTTTGGTGATCTCTTTGGT GCCATGTCGAATACAAATCCAAAGGAACTGATGAATAAAGTAGAAAAAATATCTCTTTCCTGTATATTGATTGGCTGTGCCATTGGACTTGCTAATTTGATTGag ACCATTTCATTCGGTGCTGCAGGAGCATATCTAACTGAGAGACTTAggttaaaaatgtttacacATTTATTACATCAACATGTGGGCTATTTCGATGATCGTGCGCATTCAACTGGTGCGTTATGCGCGCGACTTTCTTCAGAGGCTGCTTATGTGCAAGGG GCGACCGGCCAGCAAGTGGGCATAATATTGCAAGGTATGGGTTCCGTAGGGCTGGCATTTTTTTTGGCGATGTGGTTTGAATGGCGAGTGGGTTTAGTCGTGCTGTGCTTCACACCAGTCATTGCATTTGTCATTTGGCAGCAGAGCAAGGCCACAGATAAGGAATCCACCGGATATGCAACGGCGCTTGAAGCTAGCACAAAG GTGGCAGTCGAAGCGGTATCCAATATTCGAACAGTGGCAGCCCTAGGTCAAGAGGCGAGTATCGTAGCGCAGTACAGTGAGTTGCTCGAGCCCGCGGTGCGTGCGGCGAGTCGCGCGGCGCACTGGCGTGGCCTCGTCACGGGACTATCACGGTCCATGTTCAACTTCGTGAACGCCGCTGCACTCACGTATGGTGGACATCTCATCGTGACAGACGGCATCGCGTGCGAAGATGTTCTCGT TACAACCCAGTCGTTACAAATGGCGTCTAATCAGGCACAGAATGCTTTTACTTATGCACCAGATTTCCAAAGAGGCGTGAGAGCAGCCTCTAGAATTATAGACCTGCTCAATACAAAACCTAAGGTCTTGGATCCAAACGTCCCAGCTATAGACCATTTT GAAGCCTGTGGGGAAGCTACGTTTAAAAATGTGGACTTTAAATATCCGACCCGACCAACTGTAAATGTACTGCAAGGACTCGATTTtcag ATAGAGTGTGGTAAGACCGTAGCAATTGTTGGAAAAAGTGGATGTGGAAAAAGTACCATCATACAACTGTTGATGAGATACTATGATCCTGATCAGGGATGCATT ATGTTAGATGGAACACCGCTACCGCAGTTGCGTATGGACCAAATTAGAGATTGCATTGGGCTTGTGTCTCAAGAACCAACTCTGTTTGACCGCTCTATAAGAGACAATATAGCGTATGGCGCAATTTCCAAGAACATCAGCCAGCAAGAGATTGTGGACGCCGCACGAATGGCCAATATTCacgaatttattatatctttgCCGAAg GGATATGAAACACAAATAGGATCCAAAGGCATTCAATTGTCCGGGGGTCAGAAGCAAAGGGTTGCCATAGCTCGAGCGCTTATACGCCATCCGAAGATACTACTTTTGGATGAAGCTACTAGCGCTCTGGACACGGAGAGCGAAAAG GTGGTACAAGAAGCGTTGGACGCGGCGAAGGCGGGGCGCACGTGCGTGATGATCGCCCACCGGCTGAGCACCGTGCGCGACGCCGACCGCATCTGCGTGCTGCACGCCGGCCGCGTCGCTGAGGGCGGCTCACACGACCACCTGCTCGCGCTCAAGGGTCTCTACTTCGATATGATGCGCAAATAA
- the LOC123696357 gene encoding ATP-dependent translocase ABCB1-like — protein MKKEDATRVNQSNLRSISYFTLFRFASKWDKILIGVALFGTFISGISLPYAITLVANVFQNMINYAKSNKNNLVNDKFLHEMHLFSLKYTGVGVILLMGGYLGTALMNIAAINQVLKIRQEYIKAALNQDFAYYDLHQTGDFASKMAE, from the exons ATGAA GAAAGAAGACGCGACTCGTGTTAATCAGTCAAATCTAAGAAGCATTTCTTATTTTACATTg TTTCGATTTGCATCAAAATGggacaaaatattaattggaGTGGCGTTATTTGGGACATTTATTTCGGGAATTTCACTACCCTATGCCATTACATTGGTTGCGAATGTTTTTCAAAACATGATTAATTATGCAAAGTCAAATAAGAATAACTTAGTCAATGATAAATTTTTGCATGAGATGCACCTTTTCTCACTGAAGTACACGGGTGTAGGCGTTATTTTGTTGATGGGTGGATATCTTGGCACTGCATTGATGAACATCGCAGCTATAAACCAG GTACTAAAAATTAGGCAAGAATATATAAAAGCTGCTTTAAATCAGGACTTCGCCTATTATGACCTTCATCAAACGGGTGACTTCGCATCAAAGATGGcagagtaa
- the LOC123696233 gene encoding uncharacterized protein LOC123696233: MSLEHRVSDHKKENICYINNSFKPLSPFLKAFSLNYNKIQTQRCTITSFLSFTIPILVLGGLSMVTLYYKIVHVYKDMLISIKYTDIIQVIFDYFQYIVDLYFVYKYGSKMEIYFRNHHKIDETLGCAYSPDLKRKLLKLVVIFFLSWTLTCVCDFLAWWYCTGLEVSLVFSISYIYILIKVLTSLDLTSHVLQIEFRLRNIAEKAQTWLDTIKFRKDSTLKMKLYTRSDVITEHSLDNVEVNSADNLPDFKLLSKSYLWLIEQVDFINEVFGTRILLNSVSLLIDMVRFTNIAARIHLGSQHLNRNYLGIFPVISTIMRIMMCIAILVSMVHHCELAYRKRDRIIHIIDHFNIINEARQDSGSALSDFQSLVQSRRIDFHMSSLTQLNYSLLSSMASIVVTYTVILLQSVN; the protein is encoded by the exons ATGTCTTTGGAGCATAGAGTCAGTGACCATAAAAAGGAAAACATCTGCTACATCAACAATTCGTTCAAGCCGTTAAGTCCATTTCTGAAAGCTTTCTCCCTAAATTATAACAAGATTCAAACACAAAGATGTACAATTACATCATTCTTGTCCTTTACTATTCCCATTCTAGTACTGGGAGGCCTTAGTATGGTCACATTgtactataaaattgtacatgTGTACAAAGATATGcttatatctataaaatacaCCGACATTATTCAAgttatttttgattattttcaatatatagttgatttatattttgtttacaaatacGGAAGCAAaatggaaatatattttagaaatcaTCATAAAATTGACGAAACTCTGGGCTGCGCGTATAGTCCAGACTTAAAGCGAAAGCTTTTGAAATTAGTTGTGATTTTCTTCTTATCGTGGACACTTACATGTGTCTGTGATTTCTTGGCTTGGTGGTACTGTACTGGATTGGAAGTATCTTTAGTGTTCTCCATATCGTACATTTACATATTGATCAAAGTTTTGACCAGTTTGGACTTAACGTCGCACGTTTTGCAAATCGAGTTTCGCTTACGAAACATTGCAGAAAAAGCACAGACATGGCTCGATACAATTAAGTTCAGAAAGGATTCAACACTAAAAATGAAGCTGTACACTCGTTCAGATGTTATAACCGAACATTCGTTAGATAATGTGGAAGTTAATTCAGCGGACAATTTGCCTGACTTTAAATTGTTAAGTAAGTCGTATCTTTGGCTCATAGAGCAAGTAGACTTTATTAATGAAGTGTTCGGAACAAGG atattattgaaCAGCGTAAGTTTACTTATAGATATGGTTAGATTTACCAACATTGCCGCCAGGATTCATCTTGGATCACAG CATCTGAACCGAAATTATCTTGGAATTTTCCCCGTAATTTCCACAATAATGAGGATCATGATGTGCATTGCTATTCTTGTCAGTATGGTTCACCACTGCGAGTTAGCATATCGAAAGAGAGACAGAATTATACATATCATAGACCACTTCAATATCATCAATGAAGCTA ggCAAGATTCGGGATCAGCACTCAGCGACTTCCAAAGCCTTGTGCAATCAAGACGGATAGACTTCCACATGTCCAGTCTAACTCAGCTCAACTATTCTCTTCTAAGCTCTATGGCATCGATTGTTGTTACATACACTGTTATCTTATTGCAGAGTGTTAATTAG
- the LOC123696340 gene encoding uncharacterized protein LOC123696340: protein MGGCRCSYKNCNIKTDGKTHMFHYPVFDKLRCHQWLLNAHKLDFLNLKVSQLKNRVICQHHFKDDNFMNYKKDKLTFDAIPTLDGPYCDSSQYEKNNEENMEAFPLVLEVENENILYCDKRANYSVKYADFLTNSEITFVTNLNIDNKSNSNEENVNHELKKENSPAKPTQIERYSDKLVFQPNTNIQPSVLLNTTEPMINISNNINNTNQLAEETILKETPKSKKEKSSSLNIKFPEPKLLRGSHIKSESNIPIKKEPKVKIISEKRIKDPITMPKNLKLVSPSLIIKMPQKKTPQQEAISAQSSQNIGDCVFKPLDEQYVVPLEFESPNNTISVQTPQIDAKTSKILPRKQLAKRLSKIEKPKVSLLKNKISSQRIAAIEEKRKFNMKLRDMIETCLDKKSPIQNDRNKDIKDYANESKINKHRDSVTQVSTYLSKKPELPSAQEYTIAYLDARMKRLENTLLNKIDQNTQKIIELKNSITSPKPIKKTTTVQTHENEESYKRHLYQEISKFLSPNSNSLVYEELFINKFSLEKANAPEVKRKRRKCR from the exons ATGGGTGGATGTCGGTGTTCATATAAAAACTGTAATATTAAGACTGATGGAAAGACTCACATGTTCCATTACCCAGTGTTCGACAAACTTCGATGTCACCAATGGCTGTTAAACGCACATaaactagattttttaaatcttaaagTGTCACAGTTGAAGAATAGAGTCATATGTCAACACCATTTTAAGgatgataattttatgaattataag aaAGATAAGCTGACTTTTGATGCTATACCTACATTGGATGGACCTTACTGTGACTCTTCTCAATATGAAAAAAACaatgaagaaaacatggaagCCTTTCCTCTTGTATTGGAAgtagaaaatgaaaatatattatattgtgacaAAAGAGCCAATTATTCTGTAAAATATGCAGATTTTCTAACAAACAGTGAAATTACTTTTgtaactaatttaaatatagataacaAATCAAACTCTAATGAAGAAAATGTTAATCATGAATTAAAGAAGGAAAATAGTCCTGCAAAACCTACACAAATAGAAAGGTACAGTGATAAATTAGTTTTTCAACCGAACACCAATATACAGCCAAGTGTTCTTTTGAACACAACAGAACCAATGATTAATATCTCAAATAACATTAACAATACAAATCAGTTAGCTGaagaaacaatattaaaagaaacacCCAAaagcaaaaaagaaaaatcatCATCCCTTAATATAAAGTTCCCCGAACCTAAATTGTTGAGAGGCAGCCATATTAAGTCGGAATCAAACATTCCTATAAAAAAGGAGCCcaaagtaaaaattatatctgaGAAAAGAATTAAAGATCCAATCACTATGCCCAAAAACCTTAAATTGGTATCCCcatcattaataattaaaatgccaCAGAAAAAAACACCTCAGCAAGAAGCAATATCTGCGCAGTCCTCACAAAATATTGGAGATTGTGTGTTTAAGCCTTTAGATGAACAGTATGTTGTGCCATTAGAATTTGAATCAccaaataatacaatttctGTGCAAACACCTCAAATTGATGCCAAAACAAGCAAAATATTACCCAGGAAACAATTGGCTAAACGCCTTTCGAAAATAGAAAAGCCAAAGGTGTCAttactgaaaaataaaattagttcaCAAAGAATAGCAGCTATAGAGGAAAAGAGAAAGTTTAACATGAAACTAAGAGACATGATAGAAACTTGCTTAGATAAGAAATCACCAATACAAAATGAcagaaataaagatataaaagATTATGCAAACGAAAGCAAAATAAACAAGCATAGAGATAGTGTTACTCAAGTGAGTACATACTTATCAAAGAAACCAGAGTTGCCTAGTGCACAGGAATATACAATAGCTTATTTAGATGCACGCATGAAAAGATTGGAAAATACGCTGTTGAATAAGATAGATCAAAACACGCAAAAAATTATAGAACTTAAAAATTCTATTACATCTCCAAAACCAATAAAAAAGACTACTACAGTTCAAACTCACGAAAATGAGGAATCATATAAGAGACATTTATATCAAGAAATTTCTAAATTCCTGAGTCCTAACTCGAATAGTTTAGTGTATGAAgagttgtttataaataaattttctttggAAAAGGCAAATGCGCCGGAAGTTAAAAGAAAACGCAGAAAGTGCAGATGA